In the Sorghum bicolor cultivar BTx623 chromosome 4, Sorghum_bicolor_NCBIv3, whole genome shotgun sequence genome, cacggattttaggaattgaagcttttagggacggagggagtacatctaACCATGTATATGTGTTAATTACTACTTCTTGGTACTTCAAACTTGGTACCGGTAGGCTTGGCCCAAATAAGAAATTCTAAAATTCCTAGAGAAAACTCAAAGAGCGGGAGTGAGAATCCTTTAATTCCATTTTACTTGTCAAAGTGAAGTGACTATATTTAAATATGGAAGTTCTCTCAACTCCTTCAACTCTAGTGTGAGGAGGAGAAATCCACGTACACAAGTGCTCGCCTCACGGCGAGGCGAGGGGCATGGGTGCGAAGCACCTGCATGAATGGTCCACCGAAATCTAGCTAGCTCCTCACCTTGTAGGAACATGGCCTAGCTATTTTTGTAGTTTTAGTTTTTAATTACTTGGCCTTTAAGTTTGCATATAGGAATCATCCTAAACGGTTTAGATTGTAATCTCACGACACGAGATCGGGTCGGATAGTCCTATATACACCTGTTGGCCAACGCCAAAACATATCTAATCAAGCTAGGGTTTTTATCTCTTCTCATTGTTGTGCCGCCATCGAAACTTCTCTATCCCTAGTGTCTGCGTGCACTAGCGTCCGGAACCCTCGTCCTTGTGATCGATATCTGGTATTGGGAGAGGACGAACATGGTTTTGCGAAGCGCTTTCATGCCACTGCTTCCATCCTCCATGATGGCTCGTTTTCCAAAGGTTGCGTCGGGAGTCATCTGCACTACCAGTAGATTCATAGCATCCATTGTTGCACGTCCGGACATTAGCACCGgttgggaagggcctgttgccccggttcccgagccggtgctgcccttcattccgggactaaaggcccacccatTAGTCCCGTTTCGggaaaccggggctaaagcccccccttccccctttaaagggtcctgccagggtcGACACGTtacaggaccctttaacaccggttggtattaccaaccggttttAAAGGGTTACTTTTTTCTTtgagtaaaatacactggcggccctttaacttgtcagcctgtgtcactttggtccatgaacttgcaaacccgaaaaagtgacccctgaacttgtccgtctgtgccactttggtccatgaacttgcaaacgcgaaaaagtgTTCCCTAAACTTATCGACCTGTGCCATCTTGGtccatgaacatgcaaatacgaaAATAACACCAGCTGCATGGCACTGTTCTGCCACGTGCCGCCTCTGGTAGGCCATGCATGGCACTGTTTATGGTGTTGACATCAGCTGGGTGTCATGCATGGCCTACCAGAGGCGGCTACGTGGCAGAACAGTGCCATGCAGCTGGTGTTATTttcgtatttgcatgttcatggaCCAAGGTGGCACAGGTAGACAAGTTTAGAGGgcactttttcgcgtttgcaagttcatggaccaaagtggcacaggcggacaagttcaggggtcattttttcgggtttgcaagttcatggaccaaagtggcataggctgacaagttaaagggccgccagtgtattttactctttttctttttttcagtttatttcttcggttctgtttattgtttttatataataataataggtttgtaaatacatattttatgctgatataataatatatatattacacgcatattaagcatatataaatggaaattataggcttagctttataattaagctttgcctataataaaatgaataggccacatcaataattaaatagatggatatgtaaaaagctttatatatagttttataagtacaaaattcgtaacacatatatacatagagttttttctcccagtctctaaaaccgatacaaatgatcatcgttgtttggaataagagtttcattgtcgttgaagtgaaactcgccgtttggattgatcacttgctcgcggagaaatcctgctatcgtctcttgaatagctttgaaccggtgctaaagggtccctgccccgacagcacctgtcagtagccgttgggcaggaccggcccgtgttacaaaccggtgctaaagggcccTTTAGCCCCGGGTCGCAAAAAGACCGAGGTTTTTGCTGATTTTGGGCATCGATCAATGTCTCTTTCTGTAGTTGTGATCATTAATGGCAACATTTGTCCACCTCTCATCGACGACTTCATATCACCAGCAGCAATAGTGTCTCCACCACCAGCAACGCATCTCCCTCCACATACGAAAGTTACACACCCCGTGATCTAATCTTACCTATTGTCTTAATCATGATGTCATTCGTTGTTTGTGTTCTCTTGATCTTGATGTCATTTGTTATGTCGCAGTATATATGTTATGACTGTTCACGATATTAACTGAGATCGTCATGATTTATGCTCTGGTTATAATCTGGTACTAATTGCCTATTAATTCTCTCAACACCAGCTAGCAGTTACCAGTCATACATGCATGTCATTCTCATGTAGGGGTAGGGGCGCACACCAAACTATACAGTACTCGGTACAGACCGGAGCTACACCTTTCGTACCGTAAGAGTCGTCTAACGCTACACGAATCAACAAATTATAATATTACTCAGCATAACGACACATAAATTGCCGAGCTCTCGCTGGCTTTGGAGGCAGCAGGGTCACCCCCATTATTGATTAATCAGCGGTTAGCTACGCGTTAACCCAGGGGACGGCCGGCCGGATTAACAAACTAACTGGTCGGCATAATTTTAAGTGGCCTTACCTTTCAGAGTCGGACCAATGAGACAGCGATACGAGGACCAATGGGAAGCGAGTCTTTTGGGCGAgggcgtgggcgtgggcgtgggcgtgggTGGCCACACCGAGGGGCTAGCTGCAAGGGTGGTCTTTGAAGGGATATGATATACTGTAGCAGCTAGCTGCCCTTCTGAGCATGCATGATTAATTAGTTAGCGGTCGCGCGACTCCCCAGAACCAGCCTGTCTGAGAGAGAGCTAGCTAATCAAGGTCCGCGCTAGCTGCTGTTGTTGGCGTGCATCTACCGggaaaagggggagagaaatgccgacctaaagaaaaaaaaaaaggaacaagTAGCTAGCTATAGCCTAGCTAGTTTAGTTAGATGCCCTAGAATGAGGAATCAGCTGGGAATTTGGTGGTTGACATGAGAAGTGCCTAGCTTGCCTCCCTCCATCCCTCCCCCCCTCCTTGCTTTGTCTGGTACAGGGTAGTAGCGGtggtgctggtggtggtggcgtcCCTCTCCTCCCACCTATCATTCTTCTAATCTGCAGCATCGGCAAAGCGTGGTGAGAGCGAGCGAGCTGAGCCAGAAAAGAAGGGGACAGGACGCTGTCTTCCTTTCCATGGTCTCTTTTCCTCCCAGCGCCCTCCGCTCATCAGCCATGCACTCATCAGCATCAGctcctccctcctcctctcctAGTAGTCCTAGCTCTCCTGTTCCTACCTTGATAATTCGCTAATTCTTCGATCTGCTTCTGTTCCTCCTCCCTTGTTTACTGCTGCTGCTCCCTTTGCTTTCGTTGCTACTGTTCCATCTCGTAGGTTTCCTTGTCGTCCCTGGCTGCCACTTGAGTGATTTGTTAGCAGATAAGATTTGATTGAGGCCTCCGAAATAAAAAAGATCCCGCCGCGAGAAAAAGAAAGAGCTTGAGAGGAGagctagcagtagcagtagcaggggAGGGAAAGAATAACCTAGCTTAATTAGCAATCCTGCCGGTGAGAGGATGGATCCGGTCACAGCATCCATACACGGTCACCATCTTCCTCCACCATTCAACACCCGCGACTTCCATCACCatctccagcagcagcagcagcagcagcatcaccAGCTGCAGCTCAAGACCGAGGACGACCATGGTAGCGGCGGGCCAGGGGTGTTCGGCTCCCGCGGCAACATCAAGGGCGACCACCACGAGCATAATGACGAGAACAGCGGAAACAGCAACgggagtggcggcggcggcggtggaggcgACGAGCTGGCGCTGATTCCCACGTCTGGTGGCGGCGGGCCAGACGGCGGAGGAGACGGCACCCCGCGCCGCCCGAGGGGCCGGCCGGCGGGGTCCAAGAACAAGCCGAAGCCGCCCATCATCATCACCAGGGACAGCGCCAACACGCTCCGGACGCACGTCATGGAGGTGGCCGGGGGCTGCGACATCTCCGAGAGCATCACGGCGTTCGCGCGCCGCAGGCAGCGCGGGGTCTGCGTCCTCAGCGGCGCCGGCACCGTCACCAACGTCACCCTGCGGCAGCCGGCCTCCCAGGGCGCCGTCGTCGCTCTCCACGGCCGCTTCGAGATCCTCTCCCTCTCCGGCTCGTTCCTCCCGCCGCCCGCGCCGCCCGAAGCCACGGGCCTCACCGTCTACCTTGCCGGCGGGCAGGGGCAGGTGGTGGGCGGCAGCGTCGTCGGCGCGCTCACGGCGGCTGGGCCGGTGGTGATAATGGCAGCGTCTTTCGCCAACGCCGTGTACGAGCGGTTGCCGCTGGAGGAGGATGACATGCTCGCTGCACAGGCACAGGCCGACAGTGCAGGAATTCTCGCGGGTGCGCAGCAAGCGGCgcagctcgccgccgccggcgctgtGGATCCAAGCCTCTTCCAGGGACTGCCGCCGAACCTGCTCGGCAACGTGCAGCTGCCGCCAGAAGCAGCCTACGGATGGAACCCGGGCGCCGCCGGTGGCCGTCCGGCGCCGTTCTAATAATTGATCAGCCCGCACGCAGACGCAGCTTAGATGGTTAAGTGATTTAGCTCTCTTCTTCCATCTTTTACTTGAATTTGTATCGTGGAGATCGAATTTCCGTCGGAATTGCATATGATTTCGCATGTTGATTAGTAAGTTATCTTAATATTGTTTCAGAATATGTAGCTCGATCGATTTCCGCCATTTCCTTTCGCTATTTCTTGTGTGTCGTCATGCATAACTCTTGTTGCTGTTGACTTGAAGCCAGGTTTTGTACCTTATCAAGATCATCTCTTTTGTTTCCCTGTATTCGGTACCTCGATGAATTAGTCCTTTTTCCGTATAGGACAATATATACTagtagtaaggccttgttcacttcctaaaattttgagtttttggtattgtagtactttcgtttttatttgacaaatcttatccaatcatggactaactaagctcaaaaaattcgtctcgcgatttacaggcaaactatgcaattagtttttattttcatttatatttaatgtttcatacatgtgccataagattcgatgtgacggagaatcttaaaatttttttgaaactaaacaaggccagtctcagtggcccgtttcaatgcactgtttccaaaacaaatccgctgacaaggcatcaatgaaacgaataatgaaacaacctccacaatgcatgagtttcaccttgatgtttcctacgctgggcaaagcatttaattactgcaaaatgattggatcacatgcaagatggtgaaacgatttagccctcagtgGAGATTTtatcccgtttcaccgcgtgggaaacaacgcccgcggggtttcaccatggtgaaactacttccttctctctcctctttgttTAATGCAAAAGGTGTAGTTTTActgacatgacgctctaataataaatgtgcatgacatcctggtgaaacctcCACTGAAACTGGCCTAAGTAGAAGGGCAAGAGAGGAAACTGGCCTAAGTAACGAATTGAGGAATGATAAAATGGTATGGGATAGGCTTGGGGAGCATGTGGAAAGATGTGTGTACTTTTACCCTGGCCTTGTGCAAACTTCTCTGACTCCCGAGCCTTGGAAGTGAAGGTTTGATCGGTACGAGAAGTGCCTGTTCCTGACACCACCACCACAGGCAGgcaccaccatcatcatcattgcATGCTACAAATTCTGCCATCTCTTCCCACACTCCCATGGACACTGACTCTCAGAATAACTGAAACTGGAAGTCTCTACAACGAACTGACCAATTACTACCGTCGTGTCCTGCTGCAGGACAACTAGTAACTTCGGTTGCACGTACTACTACCTTacaatttcattttttttatcatGTTCCACCACCGTACCACAGATATCACCCTGCTCTAGCGCCTGATACCTCCTCCATCGCCGTTTTTGACCATGATCGTTCATACATAACCTGCTGAGTTTCTTTGATCTCCCTTCAGATCCGACGCGAGCGCGCCCTCGTCTCCACCACCTCCCAACCCTGCTGTACTCTATTactgtcttgatcaccaacaccGGCCGTGTTGATCTGGCGGTCCTAATTAAGCCGGTAGCTATGGGGACTCCTTAACTCGTGACGCCCCGAACGAACCCTAACGTCTGGGTGGTCTTGGTCTCTAGCTAGCAACGGCATGTCCATTTCATTTTGTCCTTTTtttgtgcatgcatgcagcacGGGTGAATCCTGCGTGCAAGGGATTAAGCATTTACCTTTTTATATATACCAAAATGTTAGTTTAATTTGTTCTGTTTGGTTTTGTTGCTTGATTGTTTCAGACATTCAGTGATTGGACAGTTGTAGAGACTTTCTACAACTGCACTTCTACTAAAATATATTATTCACCGTAGATCGAGTAAAATG is a window encoding:
- the LOC8078330 gene encoding AT-hook motif nuclear-localized protein 24 encodes the protein MDPVTASIHGHHLPPPFNTRDFHHHLQQQQQQQHHQLQLKTEDDHGSGGPGVFGSRGNIKGDHHEHNDENSGNSNGSGGGGGGGDELALIPTSGGGGPDGGGDGTPRRPRGRPAGSKNKPKPPIIITRDSANTLRTHVMEVAGGCDISESITAFARRRQRGVCVLSGAGTVTNVTLRQPASQGAVVALHGRFEILSLSGSFLPPPAPPEATGLTVYLAGGQGQVVGGSVVGALTAAGPVVIMAASFANAVYERLPLEEDDMLAAQAQADSAGILAGAQQAAQLAAAGAVDPSLFQGLPPNLLGNVQLPPEAAYGWNPGAAGGRPAPF